AAGGCAAGGTGTTAAAAACGAAACGTTAAATCGTAGAAAGAAAGTAAATAGTAGAAGATTTTCAGGAGTCGGAAATGCAACTTAGTTTTAACCCCTTAAAACTATCACTTGCGCTGAAGACGTACACTTTTGGCACGCCGCATTCCGGGCAGAGCCAATCGTCGGGCAGTTTTTCAAAGGGAGTGCCGGGCGGGATGCCGTTGCCCGGGTCGCCTTTGGCCGGGTCATAAATGTAAGGACAGGCCAAACATTGCCATTTATCCATCTTTTACTCCTTTCAGAATAAAAATTCTGCCGAATGTGGACCTGTTCCAGATTGTATAAGTGGCGCTAATTGTCCGACTCGGTTTGGTACTTCCAGTCGATTATTCCGCCGAAGTCATAGACATTTTTATAGCCTAATTCTATCAGCTTCTGGCTGGCGGCTTCACTGCGGTTGCCGCTGCGGCAATAGACGAAAATCTTGGCTTCTTTATCCGGCAGTTTCGCCGGCGCTAATTCCGCAATCCTGTCAACGGGCAGCAGAATGCTTCCGGGGATATGCTTGTCCTTGTATTCGGCCTCGGTCCTGACATCCACCAGGATAATACGATTATCCGCGTCGAGCTGTTTCTTGGCTTCGTCCGCCGATATTTTGTGGTATTGGGCTTTTGGCCCGCCGGCCTGCGAGGCGGGCTCGGTTTTGTCATTGCAGCCGAATAAATTAGCAACGGCTAACAGGGAAATCAAAAACAGCTTGGCTTTCATAGCGATTCTCCTTTAGTGTCTGCTGAATATGAATAAATAATCATAACACTCAGATCAACGATATCTGCCGGTTTTTATTTGCCGAATGTGGGTCTGTCCCCAAGCCAATCACCAATTATCCTTTCCGGCGGCAGTTCCTGAAATACCAGGTGCCCACGTCCGGCTCGACGGTCTGTTTGACCTTGTCCTGGTATATCCGGTGCACCATAGTCCGGTCGAACTCGCGTTCTTCACCGAGCATAACCTTTTTTTCGTCGGCGCTGAAATAGTCCATGCAGGGCAGGAAGAAATGCTGGTCTTCTTTTTCGATATGCTTAGGATAGAAGTCAACCAGGAAGTCCAGGCATTTGAGTATCTGGGGCAGGGCTTTCAGTTCGCCGGCGCTGTATTTTTGGTTGGCCTGGACCAGTTCCTGGACCTTGGCCCGGGCCTGGTGATGTTCGTTTATCAGCTCGTCCATAATGCGTTTATGCTTGAGCGGCAGTTTTTTCCGGGCCAACTGGTGAAAAAGGATGCCCTCTTCCTTGCCGTGATGGCACAGATCGGCATAGTTGCGGATGAAATCGATGGCCCGGTATATAAAAACCGGGTTGGCCATATCGGCCTGCCGGAACAGGTTGGTTTGTTTTTCGATGACTGCTATCATCTGCTCAATCAGCCGGTGTTCTATCATCAGCGGCGCTACGGGTAACATAAATCAACGTCCTTTCTCCGGCCGGGGCCGGTAAAACTTCCCGGGCAATATTACTTTTGGAATATCTCTTTAAAGAAACCCTTCATAGCTTCCCACGAGCGCCGGTCGGCCGTCTGGTCATAGGCCACGCCTTTGGACGAGTCATTGCCGTTGGCCGAATTGGTGAACCCGTGCACGGCGTTGCCGTAAATGACCATCTGCCAGTCGGTCCTGGCGCCGCGCATCTCGTTTTCAAAGGCGGTGATGGCCTCGGGCGTTACGGACCTGTCGTCGGCGCCGTGCAGGATGAGTATTTTGGCGTTAATCGTCCTGGTAACGGCCGGTTCCAGGTTATTGAGGCTGCCGTGGAAGCTGACGGCGCCCCTGATATCGGCGCCGCTCCGGGCCAGTTCCAGGGCCACGCCGCCGCCGAAGCAATAGCCCATAACGGCTATGTTTTCCTTATCAACCAGCGGATTCTTTTTGACCTCTTCCAGCGCGGCGGTTATCCGTTCGCGCATAAGTTTCGGGTCGGCCCGGTAAGTGCCGGCCAGTTTGGCGGATTCTTCCCTCGAGCCGGGCCTGACGCCTTTGCCGTAGATATCGGCGCCGAAGGCCAGGTAGCCCAGCCGGGCGATTTCTTCGGCACGCCTTTTGACGTAATCGCCCAGGCCGTCCCATTCGTGGACAATGATGACGGCCGGACGTTTCCCTAAAATACAATCGCCGTAAGCAATACAGCCTTCCAGGGGTATGCCGTTGCATTGGTAGTCCACGTTTTTCGATATTATCTTCTCCGGGATTTTGTCGCTGTATTTGGAAAGCAGGATGACCGATACCCCGGTCATTATGATTATCGCCGTTATGAAGATTATAAGGATTCCGTTTTTCATATTTTCACCCCCTTATTCCTGTAATTCCTGTAATTCGGGGGACACCATACCCGAATTCCCCTGTGTCACCGGATAACCTTTGCCGAAAAGGGTTTTAATTGCTTCTGAGGCATTTGTGGATGTATCTCAGCGACCAGCCAATTATGATAATGCCCAACGTAAAGCTGACGACCAGTCCGGCCGGGCTGTTGAACCAGGCCAATCTGTCCATCAGGAGCCATAGCCCGCGGAATGCCAGGACTGAGGCCAGCACCGAAATCAACTCAAAGGTTATTATCTTGCTCATAATTCCGTCTCCTTTACAACGCTACAATTAAATTTTCTTTTCCCATATGTTAAATCATCTGAATCCGCACATTCGGATAGTAATATTATCGCAAGGTACACGGGGCAGACCAGAGTCTACCGCCTCCTGTAGGGACACATTTTATTTTCTTTTACTCATAAGGGTTTCAATGCGTTTTTTCTAAGAATCACCTCATTCCGACCGGGGCCGGCATTGATTCATTTGCCCGGCGCCGGGCAGGAGAGTTTGCTCCCGATTTTTTCATAGTAGCGCTGGTGATATTCCTCGGCCGGGTAAAATTCGCCGGCCGGGATGATTTCGGTGACAATCGTCCGGCTGTATTTGCCGGATTTATCGAGTTTTTTTCTGGATGCCAGGGCGGCCCGATGCTGTTCGGGCGTATGGTAGAAAATTATGGAGCGGTACTGGCTGCCGATATCAGGCCCCTGGCGGTTGGGCGTGGTCGGGTCGTGGATGCTCCAGAAGAGCTCGAGCAGGCTCTCATAAGAAACCAGGCCGGGGATGAATTCCACCCGGACCGATTCGGCGTGCCCGGTCCGGTCGGAGCAGACTTCCTGGTAAGTGGGGTTTTTGGTGCGGCCGCCGGAATATCCGACCGTGGTACTGACCACGCCTGTTATTTCCCTGAAAGCGGCTTCAACGCCCCAGAAACAACCGGCCGCAAAGGCGGCCGTCTCGACCTTGCCCTGTTTGGGTTTGGCCATAGGGGCGAACTTGAGCGCGGCCGCATTGATGCAATATCGTTTGCCGGTGGGCGCCGGGCCGTCGTCAAAGACGTGCCCGAGATGGGCATCGCAACGGGCGCAGAGCACCTCGATCCGGTGCATACCCAGGCTGTGGTCGTGCTGTTCCCTAACGTTCAGTTCGGAGACCGGTTCCCAGAAGCTGGGCCAGCCGGTGCCCGATTCGAACTTGGCGCCGACCAGGAACAGGTCGGTGCCGCAGCAGACGCACCGGTAAACGCCGGTCTGGCCTTTGGGGGGCAGTTCGCATTTTCCGGCGAAGGGGGTTTCCGTTTCCTTGAGCCGGGTGATGCGGAACTGTTCGGGCGTCAGGACCTTTTCCCATTGCTCGGGCGTTTTGACGACCCGTTCCACCTCACGGACATCGCCCGTATCGCTGAAGAATATCTTTGTTTTCGCCATTTCGGCCTCCGTATTTTTGGGGTTTTCTTTTATGTCGCACCACCAGGTTATGGTAGCCAGCAATATGATAAGGGCTATGCTGCCGTATTTACGGGTTATTTCATTCATAACGGTTTATCTTTGTCCGGGTTATTTTCGGCCAGATGTTCCCGGAAGAATTCCCGGTCCCAATTCAACTGGGTGCCGGCGGCCTGGAGCGCTGAAAGAAGAAGCGCCTCGGTCACTTCCTGTTTGGTGGCTCCGGCGGCCAAGGCGTCCTTGATATGGTGTTCCGCGCAATAGTGGCATCTGAATACCGAGGCCACGGCCAGGCGGATGAGTTCTTTGGTTTTGGTGTCCAGGACCGTTTCCTGATTGGCCGTGTTGGAAAAATGCAGGTAGGCGGCGGCCAGCGGCGTTTGGTTAAAAAACCAGGGTGTTTTATTGGGCATTTGATGCTCCTTTCATTTTATTCCAGTTTCTGCGGCGGCGCGGGCGCCACGTTAACGCGGTCGCGTCCGGACTCCTTGGCCCGGTAAAGCGCCATATCGGCCGCCTTGATGATTTCCGCGGCCGTGATGCCGTGCATCGGGTAGGCGGCCACGCCCATAGAAATAGTCACGCCTTCGTTGCCCTGATGCGGCAGCTGCTTGAACGATTCCCGGAGGTATTCGGCGCGCTGGAGGGTCGATTCCAGCGAGGCGTCAGGCATTATCAGGATGAATTCCTCGCCGCCGTAGCGGCAGGCAATATCGCTTTCGCGGATGTTGTCCCGGAGGAACTTGCCGATGACCTGCATCAGGCCGTCGCCCCGGTCGTGCCCGAAATGGTCGTTGAAATCCTTGAACTTATCGATATCCATCATGATAATGCCGATGGACGAATCTTTGCGCTGGGCACGGAATAATTCGCGCTCCAGGGACTCTTCCATATAACGGCGGTTGAAAAGTCCGGTCAAATGGTCGCGTACGGACAGATCCCGCAGTTTTTCCCTCAGTTTCAGGTTGGCCAGGGCCGGCCCGATGTGCTCGGCGGCGCTGATGATAACGTATTTTTTTTGCCCCAGCCGGGTCTTTTTGTGCGGCTCCATATCGGCCTGGCTGAATTCAACGCTCAGCACGCCCAACACCTCGCCTTGCGATATGAGCGGCACGCAGAACAAGGCGCCGGATACTTTTTTGTGGTGCAGGCATCCGGTTTGGGTATCGGCCGTGTTTATGGTCATGTAAGCCCGGCCCAACCGGACGGCCCAACAGTCTTCGGGCGAAAAGACCGAGTCTTCGGCCGTATTTTTACCCCAAACTATTACCGGTTCGGCTAAATTACGCGAAGGATTGAAGATATACAGCCCGCCGGGGTTTTCCGGATACAGTTTGGGCAGGAATTCACCGACCACCTTGTAGGCCTCGTCGGTGGTCAACGATACCTGGAGCATTATATACATCTCGGTGAGCAGGTTTATTTCGAGGTTGTGCTGGCCCAAAACCTTCATCGAATTATTGAGTTTGTCATAGGCATCGCTAAGTTCCTTGTCGATCCGTTTGCGCCGGGTGATATCGTGCCCGAAGACGAAGAAACGCCCCTGATCCTTAAGATAGTTGATGGACAGTTCAATCGTGATAATAGGACCCGATTTGGAACGGTGATTGACTTCAAAACGGCCCGAGCCGTGTTCCATCACGGTCCGGATGCTGGCGACGATTTCCTGGGGCGATTGATACGCCTCCACATCGGCAATGCTCATTTTCAGGAGTTGGTCGCGGCTGTATTCGACCATGCGGCAATAGGCGTCATTGACATCCAGGAAACGCCCCTGCATATCGATAATCCAGAAACCGTCCAGGGCGGTGCGCAGGATGGTTTGGTATTCCTCGGTGGTTTTTTCCTTGAGGGTA
This region of Candidatus Brocadiia bacterium genomic DNA includes:
- a CDS encoding rhodanese-like domain-containing protein; the encoded protein is MKAKLFLISLLAVANLFGCNDKTEPASQAGGPKAQYHKISADEAKKQLDADNRIILVDVRTEAEYKDKHIPGSILLPVDRIAELAPAKLPDKEAKIFVYCRSGNRSEAASQKLIELGYKNVYDFGGIIDWKYQTESDN
- a CDS encoding hemerythrin domain-containing protein — translated: MLPVAPLMIEHRLIEQMIAVIEKQTNLFRQADMANPVFIYRAIDFIRNYADLCHHGKEEGILFHQLARKKLPLKHKRIMDELINEHHQARAKVQELVQANQKYSAGELKALPQILKCLDFLVDFYPKHIEKEDQHFFLPCMDYFSADEKKVMLGEEREFDRTMVHRIYQDKVKQTVEPDVGTWYFRNCRRKG
- a CDS encoding dienelactone hydrolase family protein yields the protein MKNGILIIFITAIIIMTGVSVILLSKYSDKIPEKIISKNVDYQCNGIPLEGCIAYGDCILGKRPAVIIVHEWDGLGDYVKRRAEEIARLGYLAFGADIYGKGVRPGSREESAKLAGTYRADPKLMRERITAALEEVKKNPLVDKENIAVMGYCFGGGVALELARSGADIRGAVSFHGSLNNLEPAVTRTINAKILILHGADDRSVTPEAITAFENEMRGARTDWQMVIYGNAVHGFTNSANGNDSSKGVAYDQTADRRSWEAMKGFFKEIFQK
- a CDS encoding bifunctional methionine sulfoxide reductase B/A protein; translation: MNEITRKYGSIALIILLATITWWCDIKENPKNTEAEMAKTKIFFSDTGDVREVERVVKTPEQWEKVLTPEQFRITRLKETETPFAGKCELPPKGQTGVYRCVCCGTDLFLVGAKFESGTGWPSFWEPVSELNVREQHDHSLGMHRIEVLCARCDAHLGHVFDDGPAPTGKRYCINAAALKFAPMAKPKQGKVETAAFAAGCFWGVEAAFREITGVVSTTVGYSGGRTKNPTYQEVCSDRTGHAESVRVEFIPGLVSYESLLELFWSIHDPTTPNRQGPDIGSQYRSIIFYHTPEQHRAALASRKKLDKSGKYSRTIVTEIIPAGEFYPAEEYHQRYYEKIGSKLSCPAPGK
- a CDS encoding carboxymuconolactone decarboxylase family protein, whose product is MPNKTPWFFNQTPLAAAYLHFSNTANQETVLDTKTKELIRLAVASVFRCHYCAEHHIKDALAAGATKQEVTEALLLSALQAAGTQLNWDREFFREHLAENNPDKDKPL
- a CDS encoding diguanylate cyclase, with amino-acid sequence MNGYGLIGQWFQGNLDIVFFVYGLAFMLMGIVILVQPRKASGFKLTGILWLLGLFGITHGLNEFLDMWAIVKGRHPALDLVRLGVLIPSFYFLFEFGRQLFRLSGLGSDGWRKRIALLLEWWLMPVIGLFIIIAALMSHDFWETGSIWTRYILGFSGNLLTALGLVYYYEYEKYKLESVKVKSFLLWAGIAFFIYGVLGGLVVPAGHFFPADWINVESFLSATGIPVQVFRAACAIIIAVSIGRILNAFNHKRTEQLLKFITLKEKTTEEYQTILRTALDGFWIIDMQGRFLDVNDAYCRMVEYSRDQLLKMSIADVEAYQSPQEIVASIRTVMEHGSGRFEVNHRSKSGPIITIELSINYLKDQGRFFVFGHDITRRKRIDKELSDAYDKLNNSMKVLGQHNLEINLLTEMYIMLQVSLTTDEAYKVVGEFLPKLYPENPGGLYIFNPSRNLAEPVIVWGKNTAEDSVFSPEDCWAVRLGRAYMTINTADTQTGCLHHKKVSGALFCVPLISQGEVLGVLSVEFSQADMEPHKKTRLGQKKYVIISAAEHIGPALANLKLREKLRDLSVRDHLTGLFNRRYMEESLERELFRAQRKDSSIGIIMMDIDKFKDFNDHFGHDRGDGLMQVIGKFLRDNIRESDIACRYGGEEFILIMPDASLESTLQRAEYLRESFKQLPHQGNEGVTISMGVAAYPMHGITAAEIIKAADMALYRAKESGRDRVNVAPAPPQKLE